DNA from Lemur catta isolate mLemCat1 chromosome 7, mLemCat1.pri, whole genome shotgun sequence:
CACAGTAGGGAGGTCAGGAGGAGAGGGCCATGCTGGCATCCAAATCTCTACCTTCCAGGTGAATCTACTTGGAACCCCCGCCACCCGGAGGGGCTTGGTGCCAGCCCCTGACCCCACTCTGCTCCCCTAACAGAGCAGCATGGGCTGCCTCAGCCCCTCCAGCTCttcttcctcatctgaaaatcaGAAACATACTGGCTGACATTTTTAAGTGCCCACTGGATGTTGGGAATGATTGAAGACGTGTTATAGGCGTCATCTCACTAGTCTGTCAGTAGTTCTGTGAGAAAGGTAATAAGCTCTTGCTTTTCAGATAAGCAAACAGATTTAAGGAATGAAACCACCTTTTTTGCCTGATTCCTAAGcccttgctcttttctcttatagAATATCGACTCCTAGAAAAACACCACGTAGGGCCCTCCGTGGTGCTGCCATGTGCCGGGGAGTGGCTGGCAGGATGGAAAAGGCACAGGGAACTGGCCCCGCTCTTTGGCGAGGGAGCTAGCTGTATGGGGCTTCCTGCCACAATCCACAGGGGAGAGCCATGTCTTTACCTGGCCTGGATGGTGTCCAAAGCCCCCTGGCCTAGGAAATCCCAGCCCCCTCATTAGCTTCCCATCACCCTCGAGAAGTAGCCTGCACGCCACAGCTTGGCACCCAGGGCCCTGtgtggcctggccctgccttctTCCCAGACACCAGTCCTTCCATGCTTGGCTCTATCCCACCGTCAAATATCCTGGACAGCGCAGGATATTTGGTAGTGTTATTTCAAGCCTCCACGCTTGTGCGCACGCTGCTTCCTCTCCCGGGCACACCCTCCCTGCCCCGGCCCTCATTGGCCTGGCCACCTCCTGCCTGTTTTCGAAGAGGCAGCTGAAGCCTCATTTCCTGGAATCCTTTCCTGATGCTGCTGTGTCATCTGGCTGGGCTGGCTGTCCCTCTTCTGTGCTCCCATGTCACCCAGGAATGCTCTTGTCTATAGCACCATCGCACCAGTTCTGTCTCTTTCCCCTGACCCATGCGCTCAAGGGGATTGAGACCCTCTACAATTTATCTTGCTATTGCTGATCAGtagcatggtgtctggcacaGGGTGGGCACAGGGTGGACAGGAGAACAGTCTTGTTTCTGCCAAAGAGAACCAGGATGTTAGAAACGGGCATGAGTTTTTTGCCCTCTGGCACAGCTGCTCCTACGAAGGTTGAGGGTCAGGACTCCAGACGAAAGGGACACGGAGCAGATGAGGAAGAACACTTGGACCACAGGCAGGAGACAGGCAGGGGAGCGGAGGCTGAGGCCTTGGGTTGAAGCAGCATGGTTGGGAGGGTGGAAGGAGAAAGGGTGCTGGCAACCACACTGTCCCTTTGGGTCCCCACTGTCACTGACCAGCCCTGGGAGGGCTCAGTGTCTTCTGAGGTGCATCCTGGCTTCACAGTCAGCACTGGGGGTCCAGAGCTGGCAAGGGCCTCACTGCCAGGCCTGTCATGAGAGACCAGTCATAGCCAGGTGCCCCAGTGGGGCCTGGAGGCCATGGCAATCTTTCAGACCCAGAGAGGATCTGATTTGTCACCATGGTCAGCGGACAAACATCCTGGCAAGAGCCCCGGCACATCCATGTGGTCAGCCAAGGTAGGCTCAGCTGAGCCAGGGGTCTTAAAGGTGGCACATCCAGGGACCCAGGGACTAGAGGGTAATATAGTGTCCACTTATCTAGTGAGATAGATGGGGTTAACGCTATCATCCATGTGCAACCAATGAGGAAACCAGAGGCAAAAAAGGCTTAGGAACTTGCATGAGGTTACATGGGAAATTAGCGAGAAGCATCACTCAAAGCTGCGGCTGCTGCCTAGACCGGGCAGTGTGCCTGGCAGACTCTAGGAGGGTGTTAGCTGTAGGCAACAGTTTCCTTCCATCTATTGCTCTTTGCAGAAGGCCGGCTGGGTAccctctccaaattatctcggagGACTTTCCCTAGAGGTTAGAAGTCCCTGAACAAGGAGTCATGAGCCATATAGCAAGTGGTGGAACCTGGAAAACATTGCTGCCACCAAGCTTGCTGATGTCAGTCACCGTCCCTAGAGACCTCTGTGATCCCGCCCATGCACCTTCAGAAACTGGTAGCCAGAGAAGCTGCCTGCAGTCCAGACTATGTAGTTGTCAAGAACCTCATTCCTGATGGGATGGACAGGCACTGAGAATTGCTTAGCAAAGTAATGGAGGGGGCAAGTGCCATTTCATTCTCTGAAGATGAACTGTGGGGTCCCAGGTGGGAAGCTCAGTCCGGGGGTGGCATGAGAAGGGGCCTGGTGGCCCAACTCAAATTCAGCCTTCGCTGAAATACTGCTTTGCTCCACAAGTGGTAGCCTGCGTTGCTTCATGGCCATTTGGGAGAAGTGAGTCTGGGGTTCACAGCAGACTCTTCGGAGGAGCAGAGTGAGCACCCAGTGTCCTGCCTCAGGCTCATGGAGCCAGGGATGGAAGGGCTGCAGGACCCTCCCACCCTTCTCCATGAGATCTGTAATGGTTCTGGGTCTTCCCTGACGCCTGGCCCTTCCTCCTGGGCGGGGGCCCGTTCTGAGGTCTATTTTCCATGTGCTTCCTGGCCCCTGGCTGCTGACTGGGCTCAGCTGATGCCCTGCTAGGGAAGCAGACAATGACTCAGGAGGCTCAGGGGGCCCGTCCGCAGGCCTCGGGAGTGGGGAGGGGCCGGCGCAGTGGAAACTGTGAGTGGTGCCTGCCCAGACTGCTCTTTCCATCCCAGACCTGTGCGTGGGATGAGccgtggggtgggagggagcacaCGTGCATGTGAGCCACAGATGGAAAGAATGGGCTTCTGTCCAGTGGAACGGATGCAGTGGGGCTGGGAGGACTTGGGCTCTGTCACCAGCTGTCCCGATGCTGACTCCTTCCAGCTGTGGTCTGGGCTGAGGCAGGCCCTACGTCTGCCGTGCTCTAAGCTTAAGAGGGGTGTTGATCTCACTTTAAAGACGGACTCTTCTGCTtcacctccctcccactcccgTCACTTCTGACACTTTAAAAACTactccagctccccacccccacctctgccacacacacacacacacgcacacacacgcacgcacacacacacacacgcgtgcgcgcacacacacgcgcacacacgcacacacacgcgcacacacacacgcgcgcgcgcgcgcacacacgcgcacacacgcacacacgcgcgcgcgcgcgcgcacacacacacacagaggcaacCTTACCTCAGCGAGGCCAAAGAAAAGTCGAGGCGCTGGCAGGTGAGCCGGGCGGGAGGAGGGGCTGAGTTCTGAGCCGGCTCCATcagaggccccaggccccagggccaggGAGGCAGGTCACCCTGAGCACCCTGGCCTCTGGGTGTTTGTTCCTGGCCTCCCCTTGGCCTCGGCCCTGAGGAACTTGTGTCTGGAAGGGGAGCCTGAGGGAAAAGCTTCGTGGCGCTGAGGCCCTGGGGCTGCCAGACGGGCCGGGGGGATCCTGGCCCCCAGCTTGCAGCCGGCCGACCTGCAGCGAGCGCTGACGCCCATCTCCGCCTGCAGGTTCCGAGGCTTCATCCTGCTGCTGACCTTCCTCATCTATACCTGTTACCACATGTCCAGGAAGCCCATCAGTGTGGTCAAGGTGAGGCTGGGCCAGCAGGCGAGGAAGAATGTAGCGGATGCCCGGCCTTCGATAGAGGGGCCCAGACCTCAGTCCATAACCATCCTCATTCCCTTACCACGGTCGCCCAGACTGCTCCTTCGCCCTAACAGGCTCCCGCTTCCAGCGGCTTTCCCAGGAATGTTTCCTAGGAGCTCCTTTTGAGTTTATTCACCAAGACGGCTGTGTCGGTGGGAGTGGATGGACTAGGAGAGCAGGGACCCTTGTGGGTCTGATGCGGCCACTTTGCCCCGTAGTCAGCtcctgcaggaggaggagccagcaggGGCAGCGTGGAATCTGGATGCAGGCAGTGGTGCTGGTGTGGCTGGGGCGGGTGGTTGCCTGCTCTCCTCTGGGGCAAGTGGGCTCTGGGACGATGACATGACCCCTGACCTGTGTGTCCCATTGCCTCTCCAGAGCCGGCTGCACCAGAACTGCTCGGAGCTGATCAAACCTATCAACGACACCCACAGTCTCAATGACACCACATGGTGCAGCTGGGCCCCATTTGGTAAGAACAGGGCAGGTTGCCTTTCCCAAATCCCCATTCCCTCCTCAGGAAGGGGTTATCCCAAGCCAGAGAGCACTTCCGGCAGGGGCAGCCAGCTTTCTGTCTCTCCCGTGTGCTTTCAGACAAGGACGACTACAAGGAGTTACTGGGCGCCGTGGACAATGCCTTCCTGGTGGCCTATGCCATTGGCATGTTCATCAGGTAATGAGAGGCCCAGCCTGTGACCGTGCAGTCAGGACAGCTCAGAGCTGCTGTCCCCCCTTGACAAACCTGGGGCAGCGGGTGACAGTGAGCTCCTGCGGGGCAGTGATGGCTCCCCTAGGTGCCAGTGAAACCGAGATTTCTGCACACGTGGTTAGGTTAGCCCACAACCATCCCCTCCCTTACTGCGGTCGCCAAGGCCGCCCCTCCACTTGCTAGAGCCCCACTGTTAGTTCTTTTTTCCTGGGTTTTCCTGGAAGCTCCTTTTGAGTTTATTCATTCAGCTAGCAGTGTTGGCACGTAGGGACCGGGATCCTTGAAGGATGGCCCTGGACGCAGGGATGGTTGGGAAAATCTCCATCCTGGGCTGTGGCTAAACCGTCCGGGCAGCAAGCATGGGCTCCACACAGAAGCACAGTGTTCGCTGCCAGGAATCCGAGATGACCGAGGCAGGGTACTGCCTTCAAAGAGCTCACAGACTAGTGGGGGTGACCAATACACCAGCAGCTAATGACAAAACTGTGTGATGGCTCTGCGACCGAGGTGGCCATCAGGTGCTCTGGGAGCTCAGACACAGTCATTTAGTCCAAGCTGGGGCGAGCAGAGGGGttagggaaggcttcttggatgAGATGATACGTGAACTGGGGAAGCTTAGGTGGGTTTGCAGTGGAGAAGGGGCCCCAGGCAGAAGGGCTAGTATGAGAAAGCAGGGAATCCTGAAACGGCGTGAGCTAGGGGAGGAACTGCTAACAGGCTTATGTAAAATTTGAGGAAGGTATTAGCAGGGCTGAAGGTCATGATCGGACTGGCGTTTCAGGTAGATGCTCTGAGAGCGCTGCCGAGAGGACTGGAGAGAGGGGAGGCTGGTCATGCTAGGGGCAGGTCGGAGGAGAGCTTGTGTGACGGCAGCGGTAATGGAGAACTGGTTAGGGGTAGCAGGGGTGGTCTCGGAGACTGACTATGAGGGGTgggaaggacagaggagagactgAGGGAGCAGTCTGGCCTGGCCTGAGTGGCCAAGGGTGCCTTTCCCTCAGATGAGGGGTGCAGAGCTgggtggcaggaggaggaagaggagttcAACGTTTGAGTGCTGAGTTTCAAATGCTTTGGGAGCTTCAAGTAAAGGTGTCCGGATGGCATCTGGATATGATCCTGAAACTCTGGGAGACAGGTCAGGTCTGGGGATCCGGGGTTGGGGCTGTTCAGCATATGGGTGCTAGTTGGACCCATGAAAGTGACAGAAGAGACTGCTCTGAGCAGCAGGGGGTGGCAGGGAGTGCCGGCCAAGGGGGAGGAAGATGGGTAACACCGACATGGCGGAGCATGGCTGGCAGTGCCAGGGCAAGCACAGGAGTCTGGCCCGTGGGGCACTGAGGCCACCCTGACGTGTGGCAGCAGGGAGGTCATAATGTGGCGGGAGGAACGGGGTGGTAGAGCGTCAGGGAGTGGACAGGAAGGGGGCTGACCACAAATCCAACTCTGCTCCCCAGTGGGATGTTTGGGGAGCGGCTCCCCCTCCGCTACTACCTCTCAGCAGGAATGCTGCTCAGTGGCCTCTTCACCTCGCTCTTTGGCTTGGGATATTTCTGGAACATCCATATGCTCTGGTACTTTGTGCTCATCCAGGTACGAGTCTCTGTCTCACACTCAGCCCTCTGTTTCTGTCTCAGAAAGGACCCTGGAGACCCCTCATCCTCCCCGGCACTCCCAGGCCATAGCGGGCTGGGGCCGGACTCCTGTCCCCTGTCCAGTGCTCCTCTATCACACCACGCTGGGGCCTGCCTCCCAGTCCCTTGTGCCTTCATTCACTCGTCACTTCCCCTGCACTTGGGGCTGGGCTCTGCCTGAACAGCCTTGAGCTGGAGGAAAAGCCAGCTGGTGACGATGGGGTGTGTGGACGTGTGCATGGGGGATGCGCAGGGCTGGTAGTGTGGGGCGTGGGGGCCCCTCAGCTTTGCTATTGAAGCCCCTCTACCCGGCGCGGTGGGAGCGGGGAGCCAGCAGTACGGCCCGCCCGTTCCCACTGTCCTGCTCCCTGCAGATCTGCAATGGACTCGTCCAGACCACGGGCTGGCCCTCCGTCGTGACCTGTGTTGGAAACTGGTTCGGCAAGGGAAAGTGAGTCTGTGCCCAGGGAGGACGAGTGGGAAGGATCCAGAGGGCTGGGGGCCCGAGGCGGTCACTCGTGGCCTGTAATGTAACTTCAGGGGAAAGAGGACACTGCCTCTGTGTCGCTGACGTTCACACGCTGAGGTCCAAGCAGCCTGCCGGTAGCTCACGGGCAGTGCTGACTTTCCCACTGACGACGCTTTGACCCATAGAACAGGCGGCTTTAGTTATACTTTTTTCTCATAATAGATGAATTTCCACTTTGAGTGAAGAAAAAAgcctataaaacattttttttgtactGGTTTGTGTGCGGAATAAGTTGCTTTAGAGCAGGGTTCGCACCCTGGGCACCGTTGCCCTCCTGGGCTGTCAGACCCTGGTTTGGGGCTGCCCTAGGCACTGCAGGGGGTCCAGTAGCACCCCTGGCatctgcccactagatgccaggagcacATCCTGAGTTGTGGCCATCTCCAGCCATTAGCAGATGTCCCCCCTGGGGCAGGATCACCCCCCAGGGAGGACACTGTGTTAGAGCGAGACCACGGGGCCCACCCCCTCTGCGTGGCCACAGCTCCCGCCCTCATGCTCGCTCAGGGAGCTGGGCATGGGGTGCGGGCCCCACCCACCGCAGCCTCCCCTCCTCGCTGACGGTGGTCCTGGGGCTGTGTGCCTCGTCTTCAGTGCCTCGTGGGAGCTGCGGGCAGCCCGCCTTTTGAGCTAGGCTGGGCAGCTGCTGCAAACAGTGGCCTCACTTTTTACTTTTCCTACTCTCCTGGCCGCCCTCCCTGGCAGGCGAGGCCTCATCATGGGCGTGTGGAACTCCCACACGTCCGTCGGCAACATCCTGGGCTCCCTGATCGCCGGTGTCTGGGTGAACCAGCACTGGGGCCTGTCGTTCATCGTTCCTGGCATCATTACCGCTGCCGTAGGCGTCctcaccttcctcttcctcatcgaACGTGAGTGAACCTCCCAGTGCTCTGTTtctgggaggaggcagctggATCCACTGGAAAGCTTGCTGGCCACAGAGTGGGAGgaccagctgtgtgacttattacaacctctcagagcctcagttttcttgtttgtaaaataaCAATAGTTGTATGTACTCATAAGATTTCTGCAGGGTTGAGACATTAGTTTAAACGCCTGGCCCATGATGGGCGCTTGGCAAGCAGTGGTTGAATCTGAGAGGTGTGAAAGGGGAAGGCGGAGTTCTGGAACATTCCTGTGGTAACCATCTCTTGCATTTGGTGCAGACAGGTGTCAACATCCCATTTCCTGACAGCCTTGTTAGCCAGACCAGGCATTATAGCCACTCTGTAGCTAAGAGCACTGAAGTCCCAGAGACACTGGTGACACCACTGGCTGTTAGGAGAGCCAGGCCCAGACACCTGGTCTCCTGAGCCCCATTCCTGTTCCCTCCTGCAGGGACGTACACTGGCCACCTTAGGGGTAGGAGGTGGGGCTGGCTCCCAGGACAGTTCAGACCAGTGCAAGGTGAGGGCCTGGCCTGTTGGGAAGCTTCttagaaagtttctttttccaGACCCGGAAGACGTGGACTGCACCCCTCCTCAGCACCATGTGAGTGTGAGCCCTCCCGGGCCCATCCCTGCCCTCCCGCTCCAGAGGGCTGGACCCAGACAGGGCTGGGGAGTTGCTGGAGGGAGCCCTGGCCCCACGGGGATTTCACAGACCCAATGTGAGGCCTTGGGTTGGTCCTGCATGACCTGATGGGCCTGGCAGGTTGGTCCAGCCCGGGAGAGACGTGCGCCCCCTCCAGCCTGGGAGCCCCATGTCTCTCCCTGGGCTGCCCCTCCAGCCGGTGGGAGGGGTACGTGGACATGCCCAGCAAggtctcctctcctctgctcagGGCGGGCCGGACGAGGACCAGGACAACCCTCAGGATCCTGGGAATGGCCCCTACTCTAACAGGGAGAGTGGCCTTGAGACTGCAGCCAGATGCTCCAAGGAGGCATATGAGGAGCCTGCCGCCATCAGCTTCCTCGGGGCACTCCGGATCCCGGTGAGAAGTGTGTggaaaggaggggaaaggggGGCTTTCCAGACTTTTCTGTTGGATATCAGATGGGGTGCTTGGGGTGATCTACGGTTTCCAGAATTTCTTTACGGGAAATATGTGAGGTGGGTGGCTTGCTTGGGGAGACTTGTCTTGAAGCAACACTGAGCAGCAGCCACACGGCTGCATTGAGGCTGGGTGTGTATCTGAGGCTGCTTGCTGCAGCAGGTGAGGGAAAGCACTGGGTGGTGCTACGCCAACCCTGGGGGCTGCCACAGCACCAGGGATCTCTTGGGCCCCTTCCTATCGTGCCCTCTGTCCCAATCTCCAGGGCGTGGTCGAGTTCTCTTTGTGTCTGCTCTTTGCCAAGCTGGTCAGTTACACCTTCCTCTACTGGCTGCCGCTCTACATCTCCAACGTGGGTGAGTGcacggggaggggcggggaaggggtcTTGAGGAGGCCAAGGCCATTTATGGTAGGAGAGGAAGCTCGTTGTGTCATGGTGACACAGGTGATGCCAGTATATAGGCAGGATTACCCTTACACAGCCCCCTAGACCCCGACTCCAGCCACCTTCCTCCCTTGGAACGGAGCTGGAGCTTAGCTGGGGATCAGGAATGCAAAGCTCTGCCAAGGAGCAGCCCGCcccgccctcccctgcccccagaagCCTCTGAGCTGCAGCAGGGCCAGGACCTCTCACCCAgcggccgccccgcccccagccctgagGGGGACTACACCACCTTGCGGCACACAGTGCTGGCTCTGCAGGGCATACTGCGGGAATTAGTCACAGCTAGATCTCAAGCTGCAGCTCGCCTGCAGCTGTACCTGCAGGCCTCTCTCTGTGACAGTGGAGAGGCTAGGGCGGTGGACATTTGACTCTTTGTTCTGTGGCCTTGATGCTGACTTCAGAGTATGAAGCAATCTTGAGGGTGGGGCTACAATTCAAGCTTCTAGACATTCCTTTTTCTAAACCATAGCCAAGGCCTGTGACCCAAGGTCCCCATTGTCCTGCAAGTTTCCTTCCTGGCTCTGTTTAAGAGCACAGGTAGATGTGAGCAGCTCCTAGTCGGCCTGCGGCTGGGCTGGCGGGGCTGGGCTGGCGGGGCTGGGCCAGGGGATCATGGAGGGCCGCTGTGCTCCAGGGGAAAGGTGGTGGTGGGACAGGGTTCTCAGGGCCATGTCCCAGGGCTTGCATGGGAGGGGCTGCTCTAAGAGGTCAAGGTCATCCTGCAGGGGGCCAGAAGGGCATCTGTCCCAAACAGCTGCACACTCACTCTGGGACCCCAGCCAGTCACTGCTCCATGGATCTTCTGCTCCTTCCTCAGAAAAGGAGGCTCTGGGCCAGGGTCAGTGCTCTGCAGGGATTCTGCTCGTCCAGGATGTCTGCCCTGAGCCCCCAGGTCTGACCACGTCTCTGTGTGTTCCACAGCTCACTTTAGTGCCAAGGAGGCTGGGGACCTATCTACGCTTTTCGATGTTGGTGGCATCATAGGTGAGGCCCTGCCCTGCTTTGCCACTAGGCTGCCTTCCCCTCTTCTCTTGTGGGGAGCAGAAAGAAGGGACAGGCCCACTGGGCTGCGACCTGGGCTGGAGgcactagaaaaaaaaagggcTCCTGGGTTGATTCTCAATTCTGCTCCTGCCTGGCTGGGTTGGCCTAAGAAAGATGGCCCTTGTGTTGGTCTTCCCGTAGTGACAGGCGCAGGGGAGGGCTGTGGAGGAGGCACCACCTTCCCGGAGTCAGCCCCGCTCCTGTTCTGGTTTGTTTGCTCGGTGCTGCCGCTCAGTTGGGCCTCCCCTCTCTGCTGTCTCTGCTGCCTCTTGATGCCAGGCCCAGGCCAGCGCTGGGCAGGGTGATGGGGCAGAGCCGGGTAGCAGGTGACAGGACGGCGGGGTTCTCTGTGGGTGGCAGTGTGTGAGGGGGTGTGTGTTCCAGGCGGCATTGTGGCGGGGCTCATCTCTGACCGCACCGACGGCAGGGCCACCACCTGCTGCATCATGCTGATCCTGGCTGCCCCCATGGTGCGTATAACCTCAAGGGCAAAGTGCACGTGCACATGAGCAGGGACCTGTGTGGCCTCTGccctgtgtgcacatgcgtgtgtttACACACGTGCCGTCTCTGTGCACACGTGGCGGGAGGAGAAACCAGGGTCAGCAGAGGAGCAGGCATCTGGGAAAGAGATGGGACTGAGGGTTTGGGCAAGGGATGAGTGACTGGCTGACCTTGATGGAGACCAGCTGCTAAACTTCTCCaccaaggaaaggagaggaggttGAGGGTAGGTATGAGAGAAGACTGTTTGGGAAAAGGGAAACAATAGAGTACCACGTTTTAGACCTTCTGTCCCTGGATTAAGACCAGAGAAGTCTGGCTGGGTGAGGGAAAAGGAATGAGGTGACCTCTGGGGCTCCGGGGCAGGGCGGGTTGTCCCAGACTTCCGGGCTCCAGCCTGGCAGGGGCGACTGTGGCGACTGTGCCTCTGCTGCCCCTCTCTCAGATGTTCCTGTACAACTACATTGGCCAGAACGGAATCACCAGCTCCATAGGTGAGGAGGAGGTCGCAAGTCCTGCCAGTCCCCGGGACAGGCGCCGCCTTGGGGCCAGTGAGCGGCTTGGGTGGAGGGACGGCGGGGTGGGGGCCTggcctgctcctgcctgggagCTGGGGCGTGGCGGCCCCTCCTCTCCAACGGGCCTGTCTCTGCTGCCGCCCAGTGATGCTGATCGTCTGCGGGGCGCTGGTCAACGGTCCCTACGCGCTCATCACCACCGCGGTCTCCGCCGACCTGGTAAGCTGGGCCGAGGGCTGGGTCACGGCCACTGTGGCTGCATCCATTTCCCGCTCTCCGGGTCGGCAGAGGCGAGACCCTCAAAGTTCCTCAGAACCCACCACGGGCCCCTCTTTCCTCTCAAGCCCAAGCTCCAGGCCCCACCTTGCCCGCGTGGGCCTCGCTCCCGCTCTGGGTGGCTGGCGCGGTGCTGCGCCCAGCTGGCCCTCCCCGCTGTCTGTCCCCAGGGTACTCACAAGAGCCTGCAGGGCAACGCCAAGGCCCTGTCCACCGTCACGGCCATCATCGACGGCACTGGTTCCATAGGTGTGTGATGCTTTTGGCCCCCCCAGCCGAGCCTTGTTGAGGCAGGACCCCCCCCAGACACACTTCACCGCGCCCAGGCGGGCGGGAGAGGTGTGGGATCCCCGCCTCACCCCGCTGTGCCCTGCGCAGGCGCGGCTCTGGGGCCTCTGCTGGCCGGGCTCATC
Protein-coding regions in this window:
- the SLC37A2 gene encoding glucose-6-phosphate exchanger SLC37A2 isoform X4, which translates into the protein MRSSLAPGVWFFRAFSRDSWFRGFILLLTFLIYTCYHMSRKPISVVKSRLHQNCSELIKPINDTHSLNDTTWCSWAPFDKDDYKELLGAVDNAFLVAYAIGMFISGMFGERLPLRYYLSAGMLLSGLFTSLFGLGYFWNIHMLWYFVLIQICNGLVQTTGWPSVVTCVGNWFGKGKRGLIMGVWNSHTSVGNILGSLIAGVWVNQHWGLSFIVPGIITAAVGVLTFLFLIEHPEDVDCTPPQHHGGPDEDQDNPQDPGNGPYSNRESGLETAARCSKEAYEEPAAISFLGALRIPGVVEFSLCLLFAKLVSYTFLYWLPLYISNVAHFSAKEAGDLSTLFDVGGIIGGIVAGLISDRTDGRATTCCIMLILAAPMMFLYNYIGQNGITSSIVMLIVCGALVNGPYALITTAVSADLGTHKSLQGNAKALSTVTAIIDGTGSIGAALGPLLAGLISPTGWNNVFYMLISADILACLFLCRLVYKEILAWKSSLTRDRGSNLVLTHPR
- the SLC37A2 gene encoding glucose-6-phosphate exchanger SLC37A2 isoform X2; this encodes MRSSLAPGVWFFRAFSRDSWFRGFILLLTFLIYTCYHMSRKPISVVKSRLHQNCSELIKPINDTHSLNDTTWCSWAPFDKDDYKELLGAVDNAFLVAYAIGMFISGMFGERLPLRYYLSAGMLLSGLFTSLFGLGYFWNIHMLWYFVLIQICNGLVQTTGWPSVVTCVGNWFGKGKRGLIMGVWNSHTSVGNILGSLIAGVWVNQHWGLSFIVPGIITAAVGVLTFLFLIEHPEDVDCTPPQHHGGPDEDQDNPQDPGNGPYSNRESGLETAARCSKEAYEEPAAISFLGALRIPGVVEFSLCLLFAKLVSYTFLYWLPLYISNVAHFSAKEAGDLSTLFDVGGIIGGIVAGLISDRTDGRATTCCIMLILAAPMMFLYNYIGQNGITSSIVMLIVCGALVNGPYALITTAVSADLARLWGLCWPGSSPPRAGTTSSTCSSLPTSWPACSSAGWCTKRSWPGSHP
- the SLC37A2 gene encoding glucose-6-phosphate exchanger SLC37A2 isoform X5 produces the protein MRSSLAPGVWFFRAFSRDSWFRGFILLLTFLIYTCYHMSRKPISVVKSRLHQNCSELIKPINDTHSLNDTTWCSWAPFDKDDYKELLGAVDNAFLVAYAIGMFISGMFGERLPLRYYLSAGMLLSGLFTSLFGLGYFWNIHMLWYFVLIQICNGLVQTTGWPSVVTCVGNWFGKGKRGLIMGVWNSHTSVGNILGSLIAGVWVNQHWGLSFIVPGIITAAVGVLTFLFLIEHPEDVDCTPPQHHGGPDEDQDNPQDPGNGPYSNRESGLETAARCSKEAYEEPAAISFLGALRIPGVVEFSLCLLFAKLVSYTFLYWLPLYISNVAHFSAKEAGDLSTLFDVGGIIDVPVQLHWPERNHQLHSDADRLRGAGQRSLRAHHHRGLRRPGYSQEPAGQRQGPVHRHGHHRRHWFHRRGSGASAGRAHLPHGLEQRLLHAHLCRHPGLLVPLPVGVQRDPGLEVIPDQRQRV
- the SLC37A2 gene encoding glucose-6-phosphate exchanger SLC37A2 isoform X3, with protein sequence MRSSLAPGVWFFRAFSRDSWFRGFILLLTFLIYTCYHMSRKPISVVKSRLHQNCSELIKPINDTHSLNDTTWCSWAPFDKDDYKELLGAVDNAFLVAYAIGMFISGMFGERLPLRYYLSAGMLLSGLFTSLFGLGYFWNIHMLWYFVLIQICNGLVQTTGWPSVVTCVGNWFGKGKRGLIMGVWNSHTSVGNILGSLIAGVWVNQHWGLSFIVPGIITAAVGVLTFLFLIEHPEDVDCTPPQHHGGPDEDQDNPQDPGNGPYSNRESGLETAARCSKEAYEEPAAISFLGALRIPGVVEFSLCLLFAKLVSYTFLYWLPLYISNVAHFSAKEAGDLSTLFDVGGIIDVPVQLHWPERNHQLHSDADRLRGAGQRSLRAHHHRGLRRPGAALGPLLAGLISPTGWNNVFYMLISADILACLFLCRLVYKEILAWKSSLTRDRGSNLVLTHPR
- the SLC37A2 gene encoding glucose-6-phosphate exchanger SLC37A2 isoform X1, which translates into the protein MRSSLAPGVWFFRAFSRDSWFRGFILLLTFLIYTCYHMSRKPISVVKSRLHQNCSELIKPINDTHSLNDTTWCSWAPFDKDDYKELLGAVDNAFLVAYAIGMFISGMFGERLPLRYYLSAGMLLSGLFTSLFGLGYFWNIHMLWYFVLIQICNGLVQTTGWPSVVTCVGNWFGKGKRGLIMGVWNSHTSVGNILGSLIAGVWVNQHWGLSFIVPGIITAAVGVLTFLFLIEHPEDVDCTPPQHHGGPDEDQDNPQDPGNGPYSNRESGLETAARCSKEAYEEPAAISFLGALRIPGVVEFSLCLLFAKLVSYTFLYWLPLYISNVAHFSAKEAGDLSTLFDVGGIIGGIVAGLISDRTDGRATTCCIMLILAAPMMFLYNYIGQNGITSSIVMLIVCGALVNGPYALITTAVSADLGTHKSLQGNAKALSTVTAIIDGTGSIGAALGPLLAGLISPTGWNNVFYMLISADILACLFLCRLVYKEILAWKSSLTRDRGYKEI